Proteins found in one Zea mays cultivar B73 chromosome 1, Zm-B73-REFERENCE-NAM-5.0, whole genome shotgun sequence genomic segment:
- the LOC103634477 gene encoding uncharacterized protein gives MASAGASIPKEASVAAVVVFFLLILGKGMPAAAGVTKCGDYCRAKCSLGCEDSASACIAGNIMCKDYPETCHNCKALAIGACFGACYSRCTDDCI, from the coding sequence ATGGCTTCAGCCGGCGCTTCCATTCCGAAGGAGGCCAGCGTTGCTGCCGTCGTCGTATTCTTCCTGCTGATCCTCGGCAAGGGGATGCCGGCGGCGGCGGGGGTGACAAAATGCGGCGATTATTGTCGCGCCAAGTGCAGCTTGGGCTGCGAGGACAGTGCCTCGGCTTGCATCGCAGGCAACATCATGTGCAAGGACTATCCTGAAACATGTCACAATTGCAAGGCCTTGGCCATCGGCGCCTGCTTCGGAGCCTGCTACAGCCGCTGCACCGACGACTGCATCTGA